From a single Arachis hypogaea cultivar Tifrunner chromosome 3, arahy.Tifrunner.gnm2.J5K5, whole genome shotgun sequence genomic region:
- the LOC112776010 gene encoding probable apyrase 7: MINTILHTTAKREPIPSIPLELLLPLSVIDLTPSPPSISRRRRRNELRSHRRYRAALFHHRAATVSALKAPSRSSVPSSPGSPPFSVEQLCSIVAGAISVPPVIPSVVPLSPPLAQDLLCSVLGLIASRFFNLSSEATLDDVVEKGRTFCGKKWDVAKKSVAPQPFIEQYCFRAPYIASLLREGLRITDDQIPVGSGSITWTLGVALLEAGKAYSTGFGFRGLELLPMKINPLILFLILLLSLIILLCALSCVGNSIPRFFRRKYLPIFRHSNVSSASVLNIPSPFQFQRCSPINSRDGRIKMPLSPTVACSQGSPFGVGHGLGDEGGGIQLMESSLYPSVSSFSHSFSSTSLGQMQFAAILWAHSGLPIELRCGCSVGSHNLVKTWLPRWLKHIS, from the exons ATGATCAACACAATA CTCCACACAACGGCTAAACGCGAACCCATCCCTTCCATccccctcgagctcctccttcctcTCTCCGTCATCGATCTCACTCCCTCACCTCCGTCCATCTCCCGCCGCCGTCGCCGAAACGAGCTTCGAAGCCACCGTCGGTATCGTGCAGCTCTGTTCCATCATCGTGCAGCTACTGTTTCAGCTTTGAAAGCACCGTCGCGCAGCTCGGTTCCATCGTCGCCGGGCTCGCCTCCTTTTTCTGTCGAGCAGCTCTGTTCCATCGTCGCCGGCGCTATATCTGTTCCACCTGTCATCCCTTCTGTCGTGCCCTTGTCCCCCCCTCTTGCTCAGGATCTGCTATGCTCTGTTCTAGGGCTTATAGCttctag ATTTTTCAACTTGAGTTCTGAGGCCACACTTGATGATGTAGTTGAAAAAGGCAGGACTTTTTGCGGGAAGAAATGGGATGTTGCAAAGAAAAGTGTTGCCCCTCAACCCTTTATCGAGCAATACTGCTTTAGAGCGCCATACATTGCATCACTGCTGAGAGAAGGTTTGCGCATTACTGATGACCAAATACCTGTTGGCTCTGGAAGTATCACTTGGACTCTTGGTGTTGCCTTGTTGGAAGCAGGGAAAGCATATTCCACCGGATTCGGGTTTCGTGGTTTGGAATTGCTTCCAATGAAGATAAATCCCCttattctttttctcattttgttgCTTTCCTTGATTATCCTACTCTGTGCTTTATCATGTGTTGGCAATTCGATACCAAGGTTCTTCCGGAGGAAATATCTTCCCATTTTCAGACATAGCAATGTCTCCAGTGCTTCTGTTTTGAATATCCCATCTCCTTTTCAGTTCCAGCGATGTAGTCCAATCAACTCTA GGGATGGAAGAATAAAGATGCCACTCAGCCCAACTGTCGCATGCTCACAAGGTAGCCCTTTTGGCGTTGGTCATGGTCTTGGTGATGAAGGTGGTGGCATCCAGCTTATGGAATCTTCCTTGTACCCCTCAGTCAGTAGCTTTTCGCATAGTTTTTCATCGACAAGTTTAGGGCAGATGCAGTTTGCAGCAATACTATGGGCGCATTCTGGTCTCCCCATAGAACTCAGATGCGGCTGCAGTGTAGGAAGTCACAATCTCGTGAAGACCTGGCTTCCTCGGTGGCTGAAGCACATCTCGTGA
- the LOC112790204 gene encoding protein TRANSPARENT TESTA 9 isoform X1, which translates to MRSRELVLDLLQSVVEIITYGDKHDPSILETVSGKINRDTLCLLVNVHGDVVVSFPLYTEALRFSHHEEKMIQTAVRTIALNIYNVSDEMVYKFIMTPPVSDYFSVMVGRLREMCIPLDAFLHEKRGYGHSKKKKLIDS; encoded by the exons ATGCGTAGCAGG GAATTAGTGCTGGATTTATTGCAGTCTGTTGTGGAGATAATTACTTATGGTGATAAACATGATCCATCCATTCTTGA GACTGTTAGTGGTAAAATAAACAGAGATACACTTTGCCTTCTTGTGAATGTACATGGG GATGTTGTAGTTTCCTTTCCCTTGTACACTGAGGCTCTAAGGTTTTCTCATCATGAGGAAAAGATGATTCAGACAGCAGTACGTACAATAGCTCTCAACATCTACAATG TTAGTGATGAGATGGTCTATAAATTTATAATGACGCCACCAGTTTCAGACTACTTCTCTGTCATGGTTGGCAGATTACGAGAAATGTGTATTCCCTTAGATGCTTTTCTCCATGAAAAAAGG GGATATGGACActcaaaaaagaagaaattgatTGATTCTTGA
- the LOC112790204 gene encoding protein TRANSPARENT TESTA 9 isoform X2, which produces MSFLRTVSGKINRDTLCLLVNVHGDVVVSFPLYTEALRFSHHEEKMIQTAVRTIALNIYNVSDEMVYKFIMTPPVSDYFSVMVGRLREMCIPLDAFLHEKRGYGHSKKKKLIDS; this is translated from the exons ATGTCTTTTCTAAG GACTGTTAGTGGTAAAATAAACAGAGATACACTTTGCCTTCTTGTGAATGTACATGGG GATGTTGTAGTTTCCTTTCCCTTGTACACTGAGGCTCTAAGGTTTTCTCATCATGAGGAAAAGATGATTCAGACAGCAGTACGTACAATAGCTCTCAACATCTACAATG TTAGTGATGAGATGGTCTATAAATTTATAATGACGCCACCAGTTTCAGACTACTTCTCTGTCATGGTTGGCAGATTACGAGAAATGTGTATTCCCTTAGATGCTTTTCTCCATGAAAAAAGG GGATATGGACActcaaaaaagaagaaattgatTGATTCTTGA
- the LOC112790204 gene encoding protein TRANSPARENT TESTA 9 isoform X3, protein MRSRELVLDLLQSVVEIITYGDKHDPSILETVSGKINRDTLCLLVNVHGDVVVSFPLYTEALRFSHHEEKMIQTAVRTIALNIYNGIWTLKKEEID, encoded by the exons ATGCGTAGCAGG GAATTAGTGCTGGATTTATTGCAGTCTGTTGTGGAGATAATTACTTATGGTGATAAACATGATCCATCCATTCTTGA GACTGTTAGTGGTAAAATAAACAGAGATACACTTTGCCTTCTTGTGAATGTACATGGG GATGTTGTAGTTTCCTTTCCCTTGTACACTGAGGCTCTAAGGTTTTCTCATCATGAGGAAAAGATGATTCAGACAGCAGTACGTACAATAGCTCTCAACATCTACAATG GGATATGGACActcaaaaaagaagaaattgatTGA